A window of Candidatus Angelobacter sp. genomic DNA:
CGATGAAATCGCTGGAAGAACTGAAGTCAGATTCGGGCCTTACTTCTGAGAGGATTTCCGCAATGCTCTTCATGTTCGTCATGTCCTTCTTCCTACCGCAACATCACCTCAAGAGCCAGCCCTTCGCCGTGGGCTATCAGAGACTTGTCTCTGATCGTCAGTTTGTTGTCAATCAAACGACTATCCGGCGTCACCTGGTACCCGCCAATCGAGTAAGTGGTTCCCTCCAAAAAGACGTGCGGATCAGGGAAGACTTTGAATTTTCCGTAGTCCATTGACCTTAAGAAGGCGGACATCTTTCTAACGCTCCAACCCAAATCCAATACCCCGTCATTGGGGACATCCTTGGCCCGGTGGAGAACGCCATCTTCCTGAAGAGTGAGGCGGGTTCCTGAACACTCTCCGCGAATCAGCATTGGGATGATGCGTCCAAAAACGCCCGCTCCCACGTCCAATGTTTGGAGCGTCAACTCCAGTGCCGTCACCTGGTCACCGATTAAAATCGGCTGCTGGGCAATAACCTCCCCCGAGTCGATCTTTTTCGTAATTCGGTGCCAGGTGATTCCCGTCTCTTGATCCAACTCGAATATGGCCCACGTCGGAGCATTGCGCCCGCGGTGTCGGGGAAGGAGTGAATTGTGAAAATTAACGATGGACAGATGCGGGTTCTCAAGGACGCTGCCGGGAAACAGGTACCCATTATAGGCACTCACCACGAGTGTCGGAACCGCTAACTCCAAAAAGAAGTGTTTCAAAGCATCCTTCTCTGTAAGCAGGTGGTATTCTACATTGCTCCGGCGGCTGGCGGCTTTGAAAGGTGAGAATGCCTGATGTTCGGGCTCAATGCAGACCGGTTTTCGGCTGTGCGCGAGGCAGTGTTCGAGGCAGGCGGACGGCAGCCGGCCGGTCCCAACGATAACGATTTGCTCAACCATCGGGCTCGATTCGAAGAACTCAGGCAACACGCTCTAACAGAGCCTGCCGGTCGATCTTTCCATTCGGATTGCGCGGCAGTTGGTCCATACGATGGAACGCTGTTGGAAGCATGTATTTTGGTACAAACGCGGTCAACCGTTCGCGGATGAAGGCCGGGGACAGGTCTTGATCGCATTCGAAAAAAAGCGCGATTTCCTTCTTGGCCTGGTCATAGACAACGCAGCAGTTTCGGACGCCACTTACCTGCAGTACCGCGTGTTCAATCTCCCCGAGTTCAATCCGGTAACCGAGATGTTTGATCTGATAATCTTTGCGGCCGACAAACATGATCTCTCCTCGTCCGTTCCGGTAAACGAGATCGCCCGTCCGGTAAATCAATTCAGGGTAATGAGGATTGAGCGGATTTTGGACGAACGCCTTGGCGGTTCGCTCCGGATTATTCCAGTATCCGAGGGCGAGAGAACTGCCCCGCACGCAGAGTTCGCCCTGTTCCTCCTCCTGGGCGGGCTGATCCTGATCGTTAAGAATCAAAATGTCCGTATTGCGACACGGAAATCCGATGGGCAGCTTCTCGTCGTCCGAGAATTCGCGGTCCACAATGTAATACGTGCAGTCAACCGTGATCTCGATCGGTCCGTAAAGATTTACAAACATCGCCCCCGGCAGGTACCGGCGCCAGTAGTTGAGGTGCTTCGTTGGGAAAACTTCGCCGGCGAACAAGACCTTCGTTAATGCGCCAATTTTACGGGTTGCCAGCAAATCCTGGTTGGCAATGTTCACCATGATGGTTGGTACCCAGAAAATAAAGCTCACGGCATGGACGGACATGAATTCCAGAAGCCTCGCTGGAAATGCCGCGAGTTGCTCGGGGACAATGACCAGCGTGCTTCCCTTGGCAAGACAGAGATAAACCTCGAGCGTATAAATGTCAAAATAGAAAGGAGACAGGCTGCCGATGATTTCGCTCCCGTCCAACGCGAGCCGCGCAAATACCCAGTCCATGAAATCAATCGTGCTGCGATGGTTCAGGACCACACCCTTCTGTGTGCCAGTCGAACCCGAGGTATGAATGATGCATAGCGGATCCGTATCGATCACGCGCTCCAATCGCTCCAGCAACACCGCGTTGTCGTAGTTGTGACCCGACGCAAGCGCCTGCTCAATGAGTAAAAACCGGTCGTCCGGGATATCCAAAGCGCGCAGAGCCACCGCATGGGCCTCCGTAGTGATGATGAGGCCCGCACCAAGATTTTGAAAGATGCTTTTGAGTCTCTGCGGTGGTGATTTGACATCCAGATTGGCGTAACAGTTGCCGGTATAAAGAATACCGAGATCAGCAATGATGGTTTGGGCTCCCTTCGGCAGAAATACCGCTACAGGGCGATTGACTCCGGTGACCTTCTCAAGAATCAGCGCGGCGCAGTTCTTGGCGAGTCGTTCAATTTCCTCAAACGTATAGCGGCGGTCCTGTTCGATGACGGCCACCTTCGTTCCGCACTTGCGCAAGGCGCCTTGCTCAAAGTATTCAACGACGTTTATTTGCATGGTCCAGCAACGTGTCAAAGTCGGACTCTCAATCGGGTGGCCGCGGAAAATACCATTTACCCCTGTGCGTTGTCGGCCTGTTTGCGACGAACGAACGCGGCCAGTTTTGCCACGGAATCGAAGTTGTCCGGTGTCACGTCGTGCTGGCTGACCTTGACCCTG
This region includes:
- a CDS encoding formyltransferase family protein — encoded protein: MVEQIVIVGTGRLPSACLEHCLAHSRKPVCIEPEHQAFSPFKAASRRSNVEYHLLTEKDALKHFFLELAVPTLVVSAYNGYLFPGSVLENPHLSIVNFHNSLLPRHRGRNAPTWAIFELDQETGITWHRITKKIDSGEVIAQQPILIGDQVTALELTLQTLDVGAGVFGRIIPMLIRGECSGTRLTLQEDGVLHRAKDVPNDGVLDLGWSVRKMSAFLRSMDYGKFKVFPDPHVFLEGTTYSIGGYQVTPDSRLIDNKLTIRDKSLIAHGEGLALEVMLR
- a CDS encoding amino acid adenylation domain-containing protein, whose amino-acid sequence is MQINVVEYFEQGALRKCGTKVAVIEQDRRYTFEEIERLAKNCAALILEKVTGVNRPVAVFLPKGAQTIIADLGILYTGNCYANLDVKSPPQRLKSIFQNLGAGLIITTEAHAVALRALDIPDDRFLLIEQALASGHNYDNAVLLERLERVIDTDPLCIIHTSGSTGTQKGVVLNHRSTIDFMDWVFARLALDGSEIIGSLSPFYFDIYTLEVYLCLAKGSTLVIVPEQLAAFPARLLEFMSVHAVSFIFWVPTIMVNIANQDLLATRKIGALTKVLFAGEVFPTKHLNYWRRYLPGAMFVNLYGPIEITVDCTYYIVDREFSDDEKLPIGFPCRNTDILILNDQDQPAQEEEQGELCVRGSSLALGYWNNPERTAKAFVQNPLNPHYPELIYRTGDLVYRNGRGEIMFVGRKDYQIKHLGYRIELGEIEHAVLQVSGVRNCCVVYDQAKKEIALFFECDQDLSPAFIRERLTAFVPKYMLPTAFHRMDQLPRNPNGKIDRQALLERVA